From the genome of Ziziphus jujuba cultivar Dongzao chromosome 4, ASM3175591v1:
TATGAAAACTCCAGAAAATGTTGTATCAGACATTCCATTAGCTATTGTCtaattcttaaaaattttaagaggaatttttcttcatttggaaATCAATCTAGTAGTATTCACTTTGTCCATCAATTTGATTCCATGTTTAGATTCGGGCTACAAAATATCACTTCTGCAATCTGTTAAGGCACTAAAAAAACAAGTACAAACAACTCAATTCTTATTTGTTGATTCAATTAAGTTAAACTGATTTCTATCAGCCACATAAATTTTGTTTCAAACAAACAATTGCAGAGATATTTGTAAAACTCCTGTGGCCAGATTTTATCTGACAGCATTCCAAATGCTGCATAACCTTGGGCAAGGCAAGCGTTTTAAGAGATGGACTTCAGCAGACAATGCCGGTCTGGGCATAGTAGAAAGGAGTGGCACAAAACACTACTGGAGAATTCAGTCTCATATCCTATCAGGTAAAAGGGTAGAAGTTTGAAAACAGCAAACTGCCAAGAAGAATGTAGGCCGCAGAGTATGCCCAAATCATATAACCCCATCTCCTATAACTTCCAGGTGACTTCATCAAATAGGAGGCAAACCAATAAAGTGGAGGGCTGGAAGATAAAAAACGCGTAGAAACCTGCCAAAAATTTATCTGTCAGAATGCAGCGATACAGAATGATAATGGGACTTTTAAACCGTCTCTGAGCAATACTAATCTTACCACTAGAatagagaaaaaattaaatattcaatacaTGTTATTATGGTACTTGATCGCAATATTACATTAATCCAAAATAATCAGCAACTACCGCTAATTTACTTCTTTGAAGTTTTgctaaactttatttttagcATATTGAGGACAACTAAAATGAATAACCAAACCTGCACATGCATGACAAAAAATGCTGTGGCTGCCATGAATCCCATATGCAAAATAAAAGGAAGAACAAAAACAGACAGGTATCCTCTGTTCGCCAAAGCTTCATGTGGTTCTAGGAGCAGCGGAGGAGCCTCTTCTTTCACTTTTTGCTTCTTTGGTCTAAGATCATGATTTTctgttaaaacaaaaaactgctTACGTAGTTGCtagaaattgaaaggaaaagagaaaaaatcaatcaagaaaaatattaaggTCACGTTTTGATACAATGCAAACATGCATGAACATAATCATATGGTACTAAACTAAGGGAATTTTGACCGAGAACGTAACATAAGTGTGCTGCATGACTTAGTTTCCTGGAGACACTTCATAAGGCCTATAAGCTAGTAGATAAACATggatataatcaaaataaagttTGACTACTAACTATATTAGCCCTGCAACTTTAGTAGAGATGATTCAGGAATTAGACAGTAAAAACAGAGGACACTAATAAGAAAAGTGGCTGCACAAGccaatttttgtttgaaagtggTACCTTTTACTTTACGGGAGGAATTCTCTTTAACATGACTGTTGTTTGCTCTTAGGTTGGCCTCAAGAGAAAAAAGCACAGCAGCAGAATTCTTGTCCTCAGCTGAAGCACGAAAACCCAAAGAGAAAAACTTTTCAGGCTCTGATTTTGCATATTGGACAATTGAGAAAACTGCCAAAGATAGTATAGGGGATGCAAGTAGAAAATTTGGCAGCTGCTTTAACTGGAAGTACCGCAAGAAACCTACTCCCCTGGCATTCAAACGAAAATTCCCATCAATGAGTAGCACatctatcaaaataaatatccatGGGGACAAGGAAACTTCCTGCATTTGAGCCATGATACGACAAGAAAGGTAGGTCCCTTACttatcaaaaaagaagaagaggtgaGAGAGTggggggaaaaaggaaaaacaagaaTGACTTCTTAACAACCAAATATAGTTAAAGAAAGAATACCAATAATAACTCTGAATATAGTTATACAACAGAGGTATTCTTGCTTTGCACCATGGCCTCATTTCATTAGGAAGATGTCCCAGACAGATATTGTAGTATCCATATGCTTGAAAAGCAGCAAATGGagcaaaaatacaaatagaACGCAGTGCTccaccacaaattacctgcattgCCAACTGTCATAGAACAGAGAGATTATTAAGAAACCATATTGCCCTGTGAGAATATGAAAATAACAAACTGCTTCACACAATATAATATACATCTTTCAgcttctctctttattttttattttttaattattttgttgggaCATAACCAACTGTGACATGAACAGGTGGGAAGATCAATTAGCTGCCTGTAGCTTAACTGAGTTCCAGAAGCAAAT
Proteins encoded in this window:
- the LOC107415046 gene encoding uncharacterized protein LOC107415046 isoform X2, which produces MIRSRSSPKPDQQTIVVKSAVASRLLLLSLILLWRTLLSPYDTSASLNPNCLNQHPSPPHAHAHPNPQQQPPLWPTLASAIESSVVWDGVYFVRIAQCGYEYEQSYAFLPLLPLCISMLSRTVFAPLVPVIGQRAVLGLSAYVINNIAFVFSAVYFYRYSESLYALFSVGGLYHLISGKNSIAVLWLALSGCARSNGILNAGYVCFQTMHLAYVAVLRKRPVLAMQVICGGALRSICIFAPFAAFQAYGYYNICLGHLPNEMRPWCKARIPLLYNYIQSYYWGVGFLRYFQLKQLPNFLLASPILSLAVFSIVQYAKSEPEKFFSLGFRASAEDKNSAAVLFSLEANLRANNSHVKENSSRKVKENHDLRPKKQKVKEEAPPLLLEPHEALANRGYLSVFVLPFILHMGFMAATAFFVMHVQVSTRFLSSSPPLYWFASYLMKSPGSYRRWGYMIWAYSAAYILLGSLLFSNFYPFT
- the LOC107415046 gene encoding uncharacterized protein LOC107415046 isoform X1; this translates as MIRSRSSPKPDQQTIVVKSAVASRLLLLSLILLWRTLLSPYDTSASLNPNCLNQHPSPPHAHAHPNPQQQPPLWPTLASAIESSVVWDGVYFVRIAQCGYEYEQSYAFLPLLPLCISMLSRTVFAPLVPVIGQRAVLGLSAYVINNIAFVFSAVYFYRLSVIILKDTEAALRASILYCFNPASIFYSSVYSESLYALFSVGGLYHLISGKNSIAVLWLALSGCARSNGILNAGYVCFQTMHLAYVAVLRKRPVLAMQVICGGALRSICIFAPFAAFQAYGYYNICLGHLPNEMRPWCKARIPLLYNYIQSYYWGVGFLRYFQLKQLPNFLLASPILSLAVFSIVQYAKSEPEKFFSLGFRASAEDKNSAAVLFSLEANLRANNSHVKENSSRKVKENHDLRPKKQKVKEEAPPLLLEPHEALANRGYLSVFVLPFILHMGFMAATAFFVMHVQVSTRFLSSSPPLYWFASYLMKSPGSYRRWGYMIWAYSAAYILLGSLLFSNFYPFT